A portion of the Lolium rigidum isolate FL_2022 chromosome 1, APGP_CSIRO_Lrig_0.1, whole genome shotgun sequence genome contains these proteins:
- the LOC124704507 gene encoding E3 ubiquitin-protein ligase RING1-like, with amino-acid sequence PPPPPPQRYYCHQCDCAVPIPAPASPDDDVFCPLCAGGFVEELLDQNPSSPPPPPPPSQSPFFPLSSFLDLRHPSDLAGVLGPPSPSAPRASASASAAQFDVTDFLHGHLGGILSGGATIQIVLEGSSFPAGAVFGGGGAGGLNLGDYFMGSGLEQLIQQLAENDPNRYGTPPTAKAAVAALPDVAVSADMMAADGGAQCAVCMDDFELGAAAKQLPCNHVFHKDCILPWLELHSSCPVCRHELPTDDPGYDNRQASAAPAAVAPASPGAPSPRVMERRFRISLPWPLRAAFGGHAADSGDPGSQDAADGSGDNNDAHRSYDDLD; translated from the coding sequence ccgccgccgccgccgccacagcgcTACTACTGCCACCAGTGCGACTGCGCCGTCCCCATCCCCGCCCCTGCCTCCCCCGACGACGACGTCTTCTGCCCGCTCTGCGCCGGTGGATTCGTCGAGGAGCTCCTCGACCAAAACCCTAgctccccaccgccgccgccgccgccttcgcagTCACCCTTCTTCCCCTTGTCCAGCTTCCTCGACCTCCGCCACCCCAGCGACCTCGCGGGCGTCCTCGGGCCCCCATCCCCGTCCGCGccccgcgcctccgcctccgcctccgccgcccagTTCGACGTCACCGACTTCCTCCACGGCCACCTCGGCGGCATCCTCTCCGGCGGGGCCACCATCCAGATCGTCCTCGAGGGCTCCTCCTTCCCCGCCGGAGCagtcttcggcggcggcggcgccggggggCTCAACCTCGGCGACTACTTCATGGGATCCGGCCTCGAGCAGCTCATCCAGCAGCTGGCCGAGAACGACCCCAACCGCTACGGCACCCCGCCCACCGCcaaggccgccgtcgccgcgctccCCGACGTCGCCGTCTCCGCTGACATGATGGCTGCCGACGGGGGCGCCCAGTGCGCCGTCTGCATGGACGACTTCGAGCTCGGCGCTGCTGCCAAGCAGCTCCCCTGCAACCACGTCTTCCACAAGGACTGCATCCTCCCCTGGCTCGAACTGCACAGCTCCTGCCCTGTCTGCCGTCACGAGCTGCCCACCGACGACCCCGGCTATGACAACCGCCAGGCCTCTGCCGCTCCTGCCGCTGTGGCGCCGGCATCCCCTGGTGCCCCTTCGCCGAGGGTGATGGAGAGAAGGTTCAGGATATCGCTGCCTTGGCCTCTCAGGGCCGCGTTCGGTGGACATGCCGCCGATAGCGGCGATCCAGGCAGCCAGGACGCCGCCGATGGTTCTGGAGACAACAACGATGCACATCGCTCCTACGATGATCTCGACTGA